The Cryptococcus gattii WM276 chromosome B, complete sequence genome has a segment encoding these proteins:
- a CDS encoding Hypothetical protein (Similar to TIGR gene model, INSD accession AAW41854.1; CNB02340), producing the protein MAVAAQPTPYLSHTSANALISDLRPTTFSDAALTHLNTLLDELLIALLTSAQSLNPLDLRREAIPSFFSGDRGTGDTTGVRALGRNAVAEAEVELRSWQEGRSVRGYPPDGKGPGTRTDRSFPLLQAVDLMRVKCAAFSDESDQKEAQALAAWKKVGGDASEETVVPSALWITAIIEHVCEHILSSVARIVARDSGTAVAGLQELHTALCEDESVWGFFKRMKVKNQLQLTIRSTSRSKWLGTPRSSPDRRSQGRASPARSTTSLGRDASIDTARTTHIGSPSIETSSTGGIAGGIIGKGSTPKRGPTGSPISKVLQRAQHERSGSALSANTNSILGAFHDSFEQEEGQSQDEVDEKEAQDDFDKLVRSGETLKVSLTPGRLKSFEVGHGIGDILRLSTDHLNDKRRSHSITRVPVPTDPLTPPHNSAEQSSSNTPVSTPPSRPSLGSRHISGSSRKLITRTAKIIEEQEEEDELRGAASSKKESLFDLLANDNFGYPEPKQTPTKRTVQAVVVGTPPPPFPQPLTSPSTNSRRKAAPGPINVLPRTHQSSIRPKEASYPTLTAGVPSKDDEFIIVEKRNRTEAQELADFFNSEPPPGLMQDDEAHDEQLNTSKSKGLKGFISKVSLSSKKKDDDKYRPLPPVKQHSQSQEQPVSSTGLSQLNSPTSAAQGRTMGGLWEVKKQKSTGNMMTGMQSAYRNDQSEPPLPPAPTAATGYSTPDFQQRNALHPRIQTPPKVSPISVREAMPALSENTVHKSPHQMVSPFGAGSAEKIAGPDVAGVSLADPIDPANTSRERRVRPTSPKSNEEKPLVISKTTSITTATAFSTSSKNLSATRIESPGTGSSRGVSSFTTENEGSGGEHSPIFATKNVNQESKPDEQLSSEPNEPTLIIPASSEMPVGEFESQPIPLAAPLKQTSESVASRDAVPKRDLVPLRNLLDHATSASECRLLLNAILTQFGVPYSDLESCRSEEGKEKGKHNAVETAEDGVVAWLLAGREGPVGSYLRQPQAAVPVPVAEEECKKDGSSNTDHDQLIISPIGGAVLPSKFTCLFRDEDAVPPSATTTEFTTDGETLEIVEGQVEYVKTGERGEARLVEA; encoded by the exons ATGGCAG TCGCAGCCCAGCCCACTCCCTACCTCTCACACACTTCAGCAAACGCCCTCATCTCAGACCTCCGTCCAACAACCTTCTCTGACGCCGCCCTTACTCACCTCAACACTCTCTTAGATGAACTCCTCATTGCTCTCCTCACTTCCGCCCAGTCTCTCAATCCATTGGACCTCAGACGGGAGGCCAtcccctccttcttctccgGCGACAGAGGCACGGGCGACACCACTGGAGTGCGAGCGCTAGGTAGGAATGCTGTGGCCGAGGCTGAAGTAGAACTGCGGAGCTGGCAAGAAGGACGAAGCGTTAGAGGCTATCCACCGGATGGGAAAGGTCCCGGGACCAGAACTGACAGGAGTTTTCCACTACTACAGGCTGTTGATCTGATGCGTGTCAAGTGTGCCGCTTTTTCG GACGAGTCAGATCAAAAGGAGGCGCAAGCTCTTGCTGCCTGGAAAAAAGTCGGAGGTGATGCCAGTGAAGAGACCGTCGTACCTTCGGCTTTGTGGATTACAGCCATCATCGA ACATGTATGTGAACATATCTTATCATCGGTCGCTCGCATTGTAGCTCGAGACTCTGGGACCGCAGTCGCTGGACTTCAAGAACTCCACACAGCGTTATGCGAAGACGAGTCTGTCTGGGGGTTTTTCAAGAGAATGAAAG TCAAAAACCAACTACAATTGACTATCCGGTCCACATCTCGATCGAAATGGCTTGGCACTCCACGTTCTTCTCCGGACCGCCGATCACAAGGTCGTGCTTCCCCTGCACGGTCAACTACATCTCTAGGACGGGACGCATCCATTGATACTGCCCGCACCACCCATATAGGTTCCCCGTCGATTGAAACTAGTTCAACAGGCGGCATCGCCGGAGGCATTATCGGAAAAGGCTCTACGCCTAAACGTGGACCGACTGGCTCACCCATCAGCAAGGTTCTTCAACGCGCTCAACACGAGCGTTCAGGCAGCGCACTCAGCGCAAATACGAATTCCATCCTTGGCGCCTTCCATGACAGTTTTgagcaagaagagggtCAGAGCCAAGATGAAGTGGACGAGAAGGAAGCGCAAGATGATTTCGACAAGCTCGTCAGGAGCGGAGAAACACTCAAGGTCAGTCTGACCCCAGGCAGACTCAAGAGTTTTGAG GTCGGTCATGGTATTGGGGATATTCTTCGTCTTTCAACAGATCATCTCAACGATAAGCGACGCTCTCATTCAATTACTCGGGTTCCCGTACCTACAGACCCTCTGACTCCTCCACACAACTCCGCCGAACAATCTTCATCCAACACACCGGTATCCACTCCACCTTCCCGTCCATCCCTTGGCTCAAGGCACATCAGTGGATCTTCCCGAAAGCTTATCACAAGAACGGCAAAGATCAttgaagaacaagaagaggaagacgaaCTGCGAGGTGCTGCAAGCTCCAAAAAGGAGAGTCTATTCGATCTGCTGGCGAATGACAATTTTGGCTATCCGGAACCTAAGCAGACCCCCACCAAAAGGACTGTACAGGCCGTGGTAGTGGGCACACCACCACCTCCGTTTCCACAGCCCCTGACTTCTCCAAGTACCAACAGTAGGCGTAAAGCTGCTCCAGGACCGATAAATGTCTTACCGCGAACCCACCAGTCTTCTATTCGTCCCAAGGAAGCCTCTTACCCTACTCTCACTGCAGGTGTGCCGTCTAAAGACGACGAGTTTATTATCGTCGAAAAGAGGAACAGGACAGAAGCACAAGAGCTTGCAGACTTTTTCAACAGCGAACCCCCTCCAGGTTTGATGCAAGATGACGAAGCTCATGATGAACAGCTAAATACCTCAAAATCCAAGGGTCTCAAAGGTTTCATTTCAAAAgtttccctttcctccaaaaagaaggatgacGACAAATATCGCCCACTTCCACCTGTTAAACAACATTCCCAATCTCAAGAACAACCCGTGTCTTCGACGGGTCTTTCACAACTCAACTCTCCGACGTCAGCTGCTCAAGGCCGCACGATGGGTGGGTTATGGGAAGTGAAAAAGCAAAAGTCCACTGGAAATATGATGACAGGAATGCAATCTGCATACAGAAATGATCAATCTGAACCTCCCCTTCCACCAGCGCCAACTGCTGCAACTGGATATTCAACGCCAGACTTTCAGCAACGCAATGCTCTTCACCCTAGAATACAGACACCTCCCAAAGTTTCACCTATCTCTGTACGAGAGGCGATGCCAGCACTCAGCGAAAATACGGTTCATAAATCTCCTCACCAGATGGTCTCTCCTTTTGGAGCCGGGTCGGCGGAAAAGATTGCCGGACCAGATGTGGCGGGTGTTTCACTCGCCGACCCTATTGATCCAGCCAATACGTCTAGAGAAAGACGAGTAAGGCCGACATCACCAAAGAGTAATGAGGAGAAGCCTCTCGTTATCAGCAAAACAACCTCCATCACTACTGCCACTGCCTTCTCCACTTCTTCTAAAAACCTTTCTGCAACGCGCATTGAGTCTCCTGGAACTGGTTCTTCTAGGGGTGTGTCGAGCTTCACCACTGAAAATGAAGGTTCTGGCGGTGAGCATTCACCTATTTTCGCCACAAAGAATGTCAATCAAGAGTCAAAGCCTGATGAGCAGCTGTCATCTGAGCCCAACGAGCCAACACTCATCATACCCGCGTCTTCTGAAATGCCTGTTGGGGAATTTGAATCGCAACCGATACCCCTTGCGGCACCTTTGAAGCAGACAAGTGAAAGCGTCGCATCCCGAGATGCTGTTCCTAAGCGGGATCTCGTGCCCCTGCGCAACCTTCTTGACCACGCAACATCAGCTTCAGAATGCCGTCTGCTGTTGAATGCAATCCTTACGCAGTTTGGCGTACCATATTCTGATCTGGAGTCTTGTCGGAGTGAAGAAGGtaaggaaaaaggaaaacaTAATGCTGTAGAGACGGCCGAAGACGGAGTCGTTGCATGGTTGTTGGCTGGTAGGGAAGGTCCTGTTGGCAGTTATCTCCGCCAACCTCAAGCTGCGGTCCCTGTACCTGTagcagaggaagagtgTAAAAAGGATGGATCGTCAAATACCGATCACGACCAGCTCATTATTTCACCTATTGGCGGAGCTGTTCTTCCTTCAAAATTTACTTGTCTTTTTCGCGATGAGGACGCTGTGCCTCCATCAGCGACTACCACAGAATTTACCACTGACGGCGAGACTTTGGAAATTGTGGAAGGCCAGGTCGAGTATGTGAAGACTGGGGAGAGGGGAGAGGCACGGTTGGTTGAAGCGTGA
- a CDS encoding Hypothetical protein (Similar to TIGR gene model, INSD accession EAL22459.1; CNBB3380) yields MPRYLRIYVAVAAFALLAAAHYTLHPFHRKEHSPPGAGVFDGEDGQRAGSAGVVVDRKGLVSYSLGHAGHPVEMLIERGKKLAEDMERRIASVMSVKHSAKDYVLSFGMRPPRGFDAWYAYTQSAPAPHPPPLPSLMPLVHKPMLPFLSHPAALLRTRVEELRDNDGSIFTLTFVPDGQGDRGTACAANGKWHTKDWHVRDKGMVLVRGAAAWSWRCNNTLSLLLPLLPLMPEEMFTQNPPLELAFSIDDGPRGMVHNTFRERSEALARSGRLWSEAQLHQAEQAMRWTYGWSWSCPENTPLKGRGSDLVLNDLPDIVSADAESQTGAGDKTFIADFDKSIDYCMNPDLMNLTKWNSDLVGVPLDGVHETVEFIPWEKKEINKAFWRGTATGLFHDKLNAWRQSQRERLHWFGNNMTGTVPLLLPDGSIKYWDRADLVDKWSDVGLSGGPTQCNVEDGTCDAMAEEIDFKDRVSKEDGINNGWSSRFRRLLQGNNVVFKSTLYVSSPEFLQDMLIPWYHYVPTKLDYSDIFDILAFFQGSPDGSIPGRDDLAKEIAAHAHEFVQERWREEDMRSFMYLLILEYWRLMSDDRKAASYQG; encoded by the exons ATGCCCCGCTACCTCCGGATATACGTTGCCGTCGCGGCATTCGCCCTCCTCGCTGCGGCGCACTACACCCTCCACCCATTCCACCGCAAAGAACACTCCCCCCCCGGCGCCGGTGTATTCGACGGCGAAGATGGCCAGCGTGCAGGCAGCGCAGGCGTTGTCGTCGACAGGAAGGGTCTCGTGTCCTACTCCCTGGGCCATGCAGGCCACCCAGTCGAGATGCTCATTGAAAGGGGCAAAAAACTCGCAGAAGACATGGAGCGCAGGATCGCAAGTGTCATGTCGGTAAAGCATTCCGCAAAGGACTATGTCCTGTCGTTTGGTATGCGGCCGCCGCGAGGTTTCGATGCGTG GTATGCCTATACACAAAGCGCACCTGCACCTCAtccacctcctcttccctcaCTCATGCCTCTTGTCCATAAACCCATGCTTCCGTTTCTTTCCCACCCCGCTGCACTGTTACGCACGCGGGTCGAGGAGCTGCGTGACAATGACGGATCCATCTTTACACTGACGTTCGTTCCTGATGGCCAAGGAGATCGAGGTACAGCCTGTGCGGCGAATGGGAAATGGCATACAAAGGACTGGCATGTAAGAGACAAGGGTATGGTGCTGGTCAGAGGTGCTGCGGCATGGAGCTGGAGGTGCAA CAATACTTTGTCTTTGCTCTTACCATTACTCCCTCTCATGCCGGAAGAAATGTTCACTCAAAACCCTCCCTTGGAGCTCGCTTTTTCGATCGACGATGGACCTCGCGGTATGGTCCACAACACTTTCCGAGAGCGGAGCGAAGCCTTGGCTCGTTCAGGGAGAT TATGGTCAGAAGCTCAACTTCACCAGGCTGAACAGGCCATGAGATGGACGTATGGCTGGTCTTGGTCATGCCCCGAAAACACTCCTCTCAAGGGTCGTGGTTCAGATCTGGTCCTCAACGACCTGCCTGACATTGTGTCTGCCGATGCCGAATCACAAACTGGAGCTGGAGACAAGACGTTTATCGCCGATTTTGACAAGAGCATTGATTATTGCATGAATCCTGACCTTATGAATCTC ACCAAATGGAACTCTGATCTTGTAGGCGTACCCCTTGACGGTGTCCACG AAACTGTCGAATTCATTCCCtgggaaaagaaagaaatCAACAAGGCATTTTGG CGTGGTACAGCCACAGGCCTCTTCCACGACAAACTCAACGCATGGCGCCAATCGCAGCGTGAGCGTCTTCACTGGTTCGGCAATAATATGACAGGTACTGTCCCCTTGCTCTTACCGGATGGGTCGATCAAGTATTGGGATCGGGCCGATTTGGTGGACAAGTGGTCGGATGTTGGGTTGAGTGGCGGACCGACACAG TGTAATGTCGAGGATGGGACATGTGATGCGATGGCCGAGGAAATTGATTTCAAAGACCGAGTCAGTAAAGAAGACGGTATCAA TAATGGATGGAGCTCGAGGTTTCGGAGACTGTTACAGGGTAACAATGTCGTTTTCAAGAGTACTCTTTATGTGA GCTCACCGGAATTCCTACAGGACATGCTTATTCCTTGGTACCACTACGTTCCCACAAAACTCGACTACTCTGACATCTT CGATATCCTGGCCTTCTTTCAAGGATCACCTGACGGCAGTATCCCAGGTCGAGATGATCTCGCCAAAGAGATTGCCGCCCACGCACACGAATTCGTGCaagagagatggagggaagaggatATGAGGTCTTTCATGTACCTCCTCATTTTAGAG TATTGGCGTTTGATGTCTGATGATAGGAAAGCGGCTTCGTATCAAGGATGA
- a CDS encoding Hypothetical Protein (Similar to TIGR gene model, INSD accession AAW41700.1), whose translation MDKEPTQRPSTTSASTQRHALSCSQTEDGDVPRKRQRLDIPEFLHHIRKPDIQQSLVMVINFINDKLESQERHFNHKLAEQETRWQTRFENLESKWVGKLALAELEVERSKTRVASIEMDLRERVGRLEGALAVLLRQSQGIPMSMPTPMASSSTDYHARGGNPGALVPNGVATRDDLEQTLMPIWSREQAIDDLYEQEVVKIQRPDSVLGDQIVVERQGTSLSMSADDEVDTTVSEREHDHANSYFHNPADDPVLLTVSPQALIPANFTMDVQLDSDDHLEINGSEHNNNDLWLSDHSLSSMPSPADHPLVASSTAAEQSTTTTTTTTTTTVSTPLVVDIALAASSHTGSCSSPEYYSIQGEASDTSSSSSAAAAATLLPASDGSRRTKGRWPPKRAYSLVGTMQEISCDWCHGRCHWCCAGLKETSDMSDKSWLCFDCRHLVKYQGLTKHTVEPCQEDRCIRSNCILLDDIQPQDFIEEQVFVVERLLGRRSVMRKGKRIESETQYLVKWDGYGVHECSWEYRANLKPHDTKLVKDFEAALSREGLVSRNTVILLDEATSHWDPTTGNPLVVQ comes from the exons ATGGACAAAGAACCGACACAACGGCCATCAACAACCAGTGCAAGTACACAACGCCATGCGCTTTCCTGTTCCCAAACGGAAGACGGCGACGTCCCTCGCAAACGACAACGCCTCGACATCCCCGAGTTCCTTCACCATATCCGTAAACCTGATATCCAGCAAAGCCTCGTGATGGTTATCAACTTTATCAACGACAAGCTTGAATCGCAAGAACGTCACTTTAACCACAAGCTTGCAGAGCAAGAAACGAGATGGCAGACGCGTTTTGAGAATTTAGAGTCCAAGTGGGTCGGCAAGCTAGCACTTGCTGAACTCGAAGTCGAGCGGAGCAAGACAAGGGTAGCGAGTATAGAGATGGATTTACGGGAAAGAGTCGGGAGGCTGGAAGGTGCCTTGGCGGTATTGCTGCGCCAGTCACAGGGTATCCCGATGTCGATGCCCACGCCGATGGCATCATCGTCTACGGATTACCATGCCCGGGGGGGCAATCCAGGGGCATTGGTACCGAATGGAGTAGCAACGCGTGACGATTTGGAACAAACCCTGATGCCTATATGGTCAAGGGAACAAGCAATCGACGACCTCTACGAACAAGAAGTCGTTAAAATTCAGCGACCAGACTCGGTTCTTGGTGACCAGATTGTGGTTGAGAGACAAGGCACGTCACTGTCCATGAGTGCTGATGATGAGGTCGATACCACTGTATCAGAAAGAGAACATGATCATGCCAATAGTTACTTTCA TAATCCTGCAGACGACCCCGTCCTACTTACCGTCAGCCCGCAAGCTCTTATCCCCGCCAACTTTACCATGGACGTCCAACTCGACAGCGACGATCATCTGGAAATAAATGGCTCCGAGCACAATAACAATGACCTCTGGCTCTCTGACCATTCTTTATCGTCCATGCCCTCCCCAGCAGACCATCCCCTCGTTGCATCGTCCACCGCCGCGGAACAAAGCACAACGACAACAAcgacaacaacaacaacaaccGTCTCTACCCCGCTTGTAGTCGACATTGCGCTCGCCGCTTCCTCCCACACCGGCAGCTGCAGCAGCCCAGAGTACTACAGTATACAAGGAGAAGCAAGCGAcacatcatcatcatcatcagcagcagcagcagcgaCGCTGCTACCAGCAAGTGATGGATCTAGGAGAACGAAAGGAAGATGGCCGCCCAAGAGGGCATACTCGCTGGTCGGAACCATG CAAGAAATCAGTTGCGATTGG TGTCATGGTCG CTGCCACTGGTGCTGCGCAGGTCTTAAAGAAACATCCGACATGTCCGACAAGAGCTGGCTCTGTTTCGACTGCCGTCATCTCGTCAAATACCAAGGTCTCACGAAACACACTGTCGAGCCGTGTCAGGAAGACAGATGTATCCGATCGAATTGTATACTCTT GGACGATATACAGCCCCAAGATTTCATAGAAGAACAAGTTTTTGTAGTCGAGCGGCTACTTGGAAGACGGTCAGTGATgagaaagggaaagaggaTCGAAAGCGAGACGCAGTACTTGGTCAAGTGGGATGGCTATGGTGTACACGAATGTTCATG GGAATACCGTGCCAATCTAAAACCACACGATACCAAATTGGTAAAGGACTTTGAAGCTGCATTGTCCAGGGAAGGATTAGTGTCAAGAAATACAGTCATTTTACTGGACGAAGCGACAAGTCATTGGGATCCCACGACTGGAAATCCCCTTGTCGTCCAGTAA
- a CDS encoding Hypothetical protein (Similar to TIGR gene model, INSD accession EAL22461.1; CNBB3400), with the protein MQTSPVIYINSYPHDLPNSLLLDCLEGSPVKITLPPAVLPDVRLMPDVYYDWMPRSGTLEFNSLADAEKALTIINSHSMLVPRGVWVSPSPPNQTVSFPKSVIAERLICPSKFSSLTRKPAQSVPKFAPSPSELYDAIRPWGSLKSVSTWLAGVAPENPAIPDWFAKVEFWYADEAQRFETDFGQTGSLIKGWQVVIWGNTPVPFTDGVLPCFAAPLQPPIITADIFAPGSYDPLAPAFFPSPFSEISHSSFPPITIPPPLTIQPFFPPTPPSISSSPPWATHNPFAYKSRSPPDPSRMLSSKSSVTSLRNNGPCLPLSSGPRRWSLTMGETPDGVFQPTGLVSDDGKIIQHGPGQHIRPAPAFGPGSQSASGLVDYSNIFVKNLDPDINSFFLEETFSQFGRVISARVMRDDHQRSRGYGFVSFYTPEEAACAVKAMNGTQFGRQVLSVTLHEPRKLRPEKIAERVAQGLIHRQAVPLHLARRSSSPIKSRRSFSKMSTCDRPNNSEPLDDIRLLSPESRKAVLENRLIARVRVYAKKRSVSEEMIQPIVNSLLPSDLALIPLLHNRTQLDNRIAETLFSIQEVPEVPAAAPRPTKRDIDDLCIQIEKIDPDDVEHVMRILLDLSKMEDWEKILGSKAEVAIKYGEAKRLLLKERSEGQKESNDDVNDQDAVVDDPISETGLSDEPDVMIPLETITVPLLASLSAKEIVRNLSSSYGSRILLKLGVKAQSEQEKYSLLAWRTKVANKGKVIMRAEIVGMLERHVVGNGLKRSQRIKTLREFVNAEDDDESLCELVIYPALFNAKLECFISSREFQ; encoded by the exons ATGCAGACCTCGCCTGTTATCTACATCAACTCTTATCCACATGACCTCCCCAATAGTCTGCTACTAGACTGCTTAGAAGGATCCCCCGTTAAAATTACACTCCCACCAGCTGTACTGCCTGACGTCCGCCTCATGCCAGACGTCTATTATGACTGGATGCCCAGATCAG GGACGCTGGAATTTAATTCTTTGGCTGATG CTGAGAAGGCACTTACTATAATCAACAGCCATTCAATGCTCGTTCCTCGAGGCGTATGGGTATCTCCCAGCCCTCCTAATCAAACAGTATCATTTCCTAAAAGCGTCATTGCGGAACGTTTAATCTGCCCTTCGAAATTCTCCAGCCTAACAAGAAAACCGGCACAATCAGTGCCAAAGTTTGCCCCATCGCCGTCTGAGCTCTATGACGCCATAAGGCCCTGGGGCTCTTTGAAATCTGTCAGCACTTGGCTCGCTGGGGTTGCTCCAGAAAATCCGGCGATACCAGACTGGTTCGCAAAAGTCGAGTTTTGGTATGCAGATGAGGCTCAAAGATTCGAAACAGATTTTGGTCAAACGGGCAGTCTGATCAAAGGGTGGCAAGT AGTGATCTGGGGCAATACTCCGGTCCCCTTTACTGACGGCGTTTTGCCCTGTTTTGCCGCACCTCTTCAACCACCTATTATTACTGCAGATATATTTGCTCCTGGTTCTTATGACCCATTGGCGCCTGCCTTTTTTCCTTCACCATTTTCGGAAATCAgtcattcttcttttcctcctATCACGATCCCACCCCCTCTTACCATACAAcctttctttcctcctACTCCCCCGAGTATCTCCAGCAGTCCTCCCTGGGCGACCCACAACCCATTCGCTTACAAATCTCGTAGCCCTCCTGATCCTTCGCGGATGCTGAGTAGCAAATCCAGCGTAACCAGTTTGAGGAATAATGGTCCATGTTTGCCTTTGAGTTCGGGGCCACGAAGGTGGAGCTTGACTATGGGAGAAACACCTGATGGAGTGTTTCAGCCCACGGGCCTAGTATCCGATGACGGTAAAATCATACAGCATG GTCCAGGCCAGCATATCAGACCTGCCCCAGCCTTTGGCCCAGGTTCACAGAGTGCCTCCGGACTAGTCGATTATAGCAATATCTTTGTTAAAAATTTGGATCCTGATATCAACTCGTTTTTTCTCGAAGAGACTTTCAGTCAG TTTGGTCGTGTAATCAGTGCTCGTGTGATGCGGGATGACCATCAGCGCAGCAGAGGGTATGGCTTTGTCAGCTTCTACACTCCCGAGGAAG CTGCTTGCGCTGTCAAGGCTATGAATGGGACTCAATTTGGCCGACAAGTCCTTTCTGTAACCCTTCATGAGCCTCGTAAGCTTAGGCCAGAAAAGATTGCCGAACGCGTGGCACAAGGTCTCATCCATCGTCAAGCTGTGCCTCTTCATCTTGCCAGACGATCCTCTAGCCCTATCAAATCGCGTCGATCATTTAGCAAGATGAGCACTTGTGATCGTCCCAACAACTCGGAGCCCTTGGATGATATTCGCCTTCTCAGCCCAGAAAGCCGGAAAGCTGTGCTTGAGAATAGGCTCATTGCCCGAGTCCGAGTATATGCGAAGAAGCGGTCAGTTTCAGAGGAAATGATTCAACCTATCGTCAATTCACTCTTACCGTCAGATTTGGCGTTGATCCCTCTTTTGCACAATCGTACACAGTTGGACAATCGCATAGCAGAAACGTTATTTTCCATTCAAGAGGTTCCTGAAGTACCTGCAGCAGCTCCAAGACCGACCAAACGCGACATTGACGATCTTTGTATACAAATAGAAAAAATCGACCCTGATGATGTAGAGCACGTGATGCGTATCCTCCTGGATCTATCAAAGATGGAAGATTGGGAAAAGATACTGGGCAGTAAGGCAGAGGTAGCAATCAAGTACGGGGAGGCGAAACGACTCCTACTGAAGGAGAGGAGTGAGGGACAAAAGGAGTCCAATGATGATGTAAATGACCAAGACGCAGTGGTCGATGACCCAATCTCTGAAACTGGGCTCTCTGATGAGCCAGATGTCATGATACCTCTGGAGACGATTACTGTTCCACTGCTCGCTTCCCTCTCAGCGAAAGAGATTGTTCGGAATCTATCATCTTCATATGGCTCTCGCATATTGCTGAAATTGGGCGTAAAGGCCCAGAGCGAGCAAGAGAAATATAGTTTGTTAGCGTGGCGAACAAAGGTCGCAAATAAAGGAAAGGTTATCATGAGGGCGGAAATTGTTGGGATGCTGGAGAGGCACGTCGTG GGTAATGGTTTGAAGCGCAGCCAGAGGATCAAGACCCTGCGAGAGTTTGTAAATGCAGAGGACGACGATGAGTCTTTGTGTGAATT AGTGATTTACCCGGCCTTGTTCAATGCCAAGCTAGAATGTTTCATTAGTTCGCGTGAATTTCAATAA
- a CDS encoding Integral to membrane protein, putative (Similar to TIGR gene model, INSD accession AAW41852.1), with protein MKENYAVENALGTIGAVLWMVQILPQIIKSHREKTTKGLSASLMFIWALASFFLGAYIVAQKLSIPLQVQPQAFGVLAAVSWCQCLHYERGYSLKSVWAIFIAFCCAFAGFETGSVYALWAGQRNGVEWPILMYGYISAVLLAVALLPQYWEIYKYREVIGISLLFMVVDILGGVFSFLSLFFRNHLDIAAFVSYALVVVLDGIVVILYFILNPIAERRRARQAGRHSDSEAKIEGSSSVGMSTVPTLVGHGLMIDKEVQDDGDRRQDNVRVDSEMEQSRVDDRERMKAGGAEVEVHGPKAQEHESQDHQENIVKKA; from the exons ATGAAAGAGAACTACGCCGTCGAGAATGCTCTGGGAACGATTGGTGCTGTCTTATGGATGGTTCAGATTCTTCCACAAATCATCAAATCACATCGCGAGAAGACGACCAAAGGGTTATCCGCTTCACTCATGTT CATATGGGCACTGGCATCTTTTTTCCTCGGTGCCTACATTGTGGCTCAAAAGCTATCTATTCCACTGCAAGTCCAGCCACAGGCTTTTGGAGTGCTCGCCGCCGTCTCTTGGTGTCAGTGTCTGCACTATGAAAGAGGCTACTCGCTCAAATCCGTGTGGGCAATTTTCATCGCCTTTTGTTGTGCGTTCGCGGGATTCGAGACAGGTAGTGTGTATGCGCTCTGG GCGGGGCAACGAAACGGGGTGGAATGGCCGATCTTGATGTATGGATATATCTCTGCTGTCCTTTTAGCTGTTGCACTACT GCCACAATATTGGGAAATCTACAAGTATCGTGAAGTCATTGGCATTTCATTACTATTCATGGTTGTCGATATTCTGGGAGGtgttttttcttttctgAGCCTGTTTTTCCGGAACCACCTTGATATCGCTGCTTTC GTGTCTTACGCCCTTGTCGTCGTGCTTGATGGCATCGTAGTCATCCTCTACTTCATTCTCAACCCTATTGCCGAACGACGTCGTGCTAGGCAAGCTGGGCGGCACTCAGACAGCGAAGCCAAAATTGAAGGTTCATCGTCCGTTGGCATGTCGACAGTTCCCACATTAGTTGGTCATGGTCTTATGATAGACAAGGAGGTGCAAGATGATGGTGACCGGAGACAGGATAATGTACGTGTGGATTCAGAAATGGAACAATCTAGGGTGGACGATAGAGAGAGAATGAAGGCTGGGGGGGCGGAGGTAGAGGTTCACGGACCGAAGGCGCAAGAGCACGAATCACAGGATCATCAGGAGAACATAGTGAAGAAAGCGTAA